From a region of the Zingiber officinale cultivar Zhangliang chromosome 4B, Zo_v1.1, whole genome shotgun sequence genome:
- the LOC121977991 gene encoding UPF0481 protein At3g47200-like: MGLFGIKMNNTEVERIEASLDRDWVVSLENRLSDTNSRDRYIEPTIYRVSDILKSVDPQAYEPLIVSLGPYHRDKPHLQAMNHRKRKSVKFVLEQNPGVALADYLDRIKDLETIARDVYSEEVEMTSNSFAEMMLLDGCFVIHTIMEGHTRRTRNVVVRDIFMLENQLPFILLETLFESAFGGRRYDFRYITFEFICMHFSSNLKRPSDNDFFHHIIHLFLSCIDPTTNHYNGNVRDANPEEGLPVPELSWIPSATVFNKAGIRFERKETDKGFLDITFHNGKLEIPQLQIDGLTNSLLRNLVAYEQYSTDSKFHVTSYVVLMDYLINTAADVELLQHHEIIISSIGDNQEIATLFNKLGTYVSKSDDSYLKGVVIAMKKHYDTRYSKWRARLNHNYFGLNHDFFSNPWAVISLFGALCLFVLTVIQSTFTILSYFLPPK; encoded by the coding sequence ATGGGCCTCTTTGGAATCAAGATGAATAACACAGAAGTTGAGAGAATCGAGGCATCACTGGACAGGGACTGGGTAGTCTCATTGGAGAATAGGCTGTCAGACACAAATTCTAGGGACAGATACATAGAGCCAACAATATACAGAGTCTCGGATATCTTGAAAAGTGTCGACCCCCAAGCCTATGAGCCGTTGATCGTCTCGCTCGGCCCATACCACCGCGACAAACCTCATCTACAGGCCATGAATCATCGAAAACGGAAGTCCGTCAAGTTTGTCCTCGAGCAGAACCCTGGTGTGGCCTTGGCGGACTATCTGGATCGGATCAAGGATCTGGAAACGATTGCACGCGATGTCTATTCGGAGGAAGTGGAGATGACCAGCAACAGTTTTGCGGAAATGATGTTGCTGGACGGATGCTTTGTGATACATACAATAATGGAGGGTCATACCCGGCGCACTCGAAATGTAGTAGTACGAGATATCTTCATGCTCGAAAACCAGCTTCCTTTCATTCTTCTTGAAACTCTGTTCGAATCTGCATTTGGTGGCCGCCGCTATGACTTTCGATATATAACATTCGAGTTCATCTGTATGCATTTCTCAAGTAACTTGAAACGTCCCTCCGACAACGATTTTTTTCACCACATAATTCAtctttttctttcttgtattGATCCGACAACAAACCATTACAATGGCAATGTTCGAGATGCTAACCCCGAGGAGGGTCTCCCTGTCCCTGAATTATCATGGATTCCCAGTGCTACAGTGTTCAATAAAGCTGGAATTCGCTTCGAAAGAAAAGAGACAGACAAGGGTTTCCTGGACATTACATTTCATAACGGCAAGTTGGAGATTCCCCAACTTCAAATAGACGGCCTCACCAACTCACTCTTGAGAAATCTTGTCGCGTATGAGCAATATTCAACGGATTCCAAGTTCCATGTTACATCCTATGTGGTGCTTATGGATTACCTCATCAATACGGCAGCAGATGTCGAATTGCTTCAACATCATGAAATCATTATTAGCAGCATAGGAGACAACCAAGAAATTGCCACTCTATTTAACAAACTTGGCACGTATGTCAGCAAGTCAGACGATTCCTACCTTAAGGGCGTCGTCATTGCCATGAAAAAGCACTACGACACCAGATACAGCAAATGGCGCGCAAGGTTGAATCACAATTACTTTGGGTTGAATCACGATTTCTTTAGTAATCCTTGGGCAGTTATCTCATTATTTGGTGCTCTTTGCCTATTTGTTCTTACTGTGATACAAAGCACGTTTACTATTCTGAGCTATTTTCTGCCGCCAAAATAG